A genomic region of Mesorhizobium sp. NZP2077 contains the following coding sequences:
- a CDS encoding MDR family MFS transporter, whose amino-acid sequence MTTAVSSLPTSAGATQNAAGAAGAANSPRVWVAVVGSALGAFMAVLNIQIVNASLADIQGAIGAGIDDGGWISTSYLIAEIVVIPLTGWLSQVFSLRIYLITNAVLFLAFSVACAFAANLGQMIILRAIQGFTGGVLIPLAFTIVITLLPKAKQPIGLAMFALSATFAPAIGPTIGGYLTENWGWQYIFYVNLVPGALMVGMLWFSLDRQPMRLGLLAKGDWPGIVTMAIGLAALQTVLEEGNKDDWFGSPLIARLTIVAAASLTLFVWIELASDHPLLNLRLLVRRNFGFGVLANFLLGTALYGSVFIVPVYLGRIQGYNAEQIGMVLAWTGLPQLLLIPLVPGLMQRFDIRLIIAVGFALFAASNFMNIHMSAAYASDQLFLPNIVRAIGQALILAPLSAIATSGIENENAGSASALFNMTRNLGGAVGIALLQTFLTKREQYHSNVLVQSVSVFEEATRVRVTRLTAYFLSHGINDQAFAAQKAIVAIALRVRQQAFVMAFNDTFFLLGVSLTIALAAVLLLKNPGHIAAGGAH is encoded by the coding sequence ATGACAACCGCCGTCTCCTCGCTTCCCACTTCCGCCGGCGCCACCCAGAACGCGGCCGGGGCCGCCGGTGCCGCCAATTCGCCGCGCGTATGGGTGGCGGTGGTCGGCTCTGCTCTCGGTGCATTCATGGCCGTGCTCAACATCCAGATCGTCAATGCGTCGCTGGCGGACATCCAGGGGGCGATTGGCGCTGGCATCGACGACGGCGGCTGGATCTCGACGTCCTACCTCATAGCGGAGATTGTGGTGATCCCGCTGACCGGCTGGCTGTCCCAGGTCTTCTCGCTGCGCATCTATCTGATCACCAACGCGGTGCTGTTCCTCGCCTTCTCGGTCGCCTGCGCCTTCGCCGCCAATCTAGGTCAGATGATCATCCTAAGAGCGATCCAGGGTTTCACCGGAGGCGTGCTCATCCCGCTCGCCTTCACCATTGTCATCACGCTGTTGCCGAAAGCCAAGCAGCCGATCGGCCTGGCAATGTTCGCACTATCGGCGACGTTCGCGCCAGCGATAGGCCCGACCATCGGCGGCTATCTCACCGAGAATTGGGGCTGGCAGTATATCTTCTACGTCAACCTGGTACCCGGCGCGCTCATGGTCGGCATGCTGTGGTTTTCGCTCGATCGCCAGCCGATGCGGCTTGGCCTGCTCGCCAAAGGCGACTGGCCGGGCATCGTCACCATGGCCATAGGGCTTGCCGCCCTGCAGACCGTGCTCGAGGAAGGCAACAAGGACGACTGGTTCGGCTCGCCCCTCATCGCGCGGCTGACGATCGTCGCGGCCGCGTCGCTGACCCTGTTCGTCTGGATCGAGTTGGCTTCGGATCATCCGCTGCTGAACCTCAGGCTGCTGGTTCGCCGCAACTTCGGCTTCGGTGTCCTCGCGAACTTCCTGCTCGGTACCGCGCTCTACGGCTCGGTCTTCATCGTGCCTGTCTATCTCGGCCGCATTCAGGGCTACAATGCCGAGCAGATCGGCATGGTGCTTGCCTGGACCGGCCTGCCGCAACTCCTCCTGATCCCGCTGGTGCCTGGCCTTATGCAGCGCTTCGACATCCGTCTCATCATTGCGGTCGGCTTTGCCTTGTTTGCCGCCTCTAATTTCATGAACATCCATATGAGCGCAGCATATGCCAGCGACCAGCTGTTCTTGCCGAACATCGTACGCGCCATCGGGCAGGCCCTTATACTGGCGCCGCTTTCGGCGATCGCCACATCAGGCATCGAGAATGAGAATGCCGGCTCGGCCTCAGCGCTATTCAACATGACCCGCAACCTCGGCGGCGCCGTCGGCATCGCGCTGCTCCAGACCTTCCTTACCAAGCGCGAGCAGTACCATTCGAACGTGCTGGTTCAGTCGGTGTCGGTGTTTGAGGAGGCAACCCGCGTCCGCGTCACGCGGCTCACTGCCTACTTCCTCTCGCACGGCATCAACGACCAGGCATTTGCCGCTCAAAAAGCGATAGTTGCGATCGCCCTAAGGGTCCGTCAGCAGGCCTTTGTCATGGCCTTCAACGACACCTTCTTCCTGCTTGGCGTCAGCTTGACGATCGCGTTGGCGGCCGTCCTGTTGCTGAAGAACCCTGGTCATATAGCAGCCGGGGGTGCCCACTAA
- a CDS encoding HlyD family secretion protein: MSEMPATTSFSNAPEAAVPRQPAAFVEQAARPSAEQSGLLPVSTEATPDGIIAPVSRRRRFKRIAFATALLASATAGGYWGYGYWTAGQYLESTDDAYLKADYTTVAPKVSGYIAAVLVHDNQTVETGQVLARIDDRDFRAALAQADASVKASVAAVHNLDAQIALQQSLILQARATVAATQASLTFASADADRYATLARSGTGTAQKAEASRAQADQLIAGLQRDQASLAAAQAKIDVLATERDSAVAQTDRAEAASEQARLNLSYATIAAPVDGTVGARTLRVGQYVASGTQLMAVVPLDAVYVVANFKETQLAHVRPGQPVRVTVDGFPGVELTGHVDSLSPASGLEFALLPPDNATGNFTKIVQRIPVRIAIDDHKLGGLLRSGMSVEPTVNTKATVLADGRSTVSR; encoded by the coding sequence ATGTCCGAGATGCCCGCGACCACCAGTTTCTCCAACGCACCCGAGGCGGCCGTGCCTCGGCAGCCGGCGGCCTTCGTCGAGCAAGCCGCTCGGCCCTCGGCCGAACAGTCAGGCCTCTTGCCGGTTTCCACGGAGGCTACTCCCGATGGCATCATCGCGCCGGTGTCCAGGCGCCGTCGCTTCAAGCGCATCGCATTTGCGACAGCCCTTCTGGCCAGCGCAACTGCGGGAGGTTATTGGGGCTACGGTTACTGGACCGCAGGCCAGTATCTGGAGTCTACCGACGACGCCTATTTGAAGGCCGACTACACGACGGTCGCGCCGAAGGTCTCGGGCTACATTGCCGCTGTGCTGGTGCATGACAACCAGACTGTCGAGACCGGGCAGGTTCTCGCCCGCATCGACGACCGCGACTTCCGTGCCGCGCTCGCCCAGGCGGATGCCTCGGTTAAGGCTTCCGTGGCGGCCGTCCACAATCTCGACGCGCAGATCGCGCTCCAGCAGTCACTGATCTTGCAGGCAAGGGCGACGGTCGCCGCAACGCAGGCCTCGCTGACATTCGCCAGCGCTGACGCCGACCGCTATGCGACGCTGGCAAGGAGCGGCACCGGCACTGCCCAGAAAGCCGAAGCAAGCCGCGCCCAGGCCGATCAACTCATCGCCGGGTTGCAGCGCGACCAGGCTTCCCTAGCCGCCGCACAGGCTAAGATCGACGTACTCGCCACCGAGCGCGACAGTGCCGTTGCCCAAACGGATCGCGCCGAGGCAGCTTCCGAGCAGGCCCGACTGAACCTTTCCTATGCCACAATCGCGGCTCCGGTCGACGGCACGGTCGGCGCACGCACGCTCAGGGTTGGACAGTATGTGGCATCAGGCACGCAGCTGATGGCTGTGGTGCCGCTGGATGCCGTCTATGTCGTCGCCAACTTCAAGGAGACGCAGCTCGCTCATGTGCGTCCCGGGCAGCCGGTGCGCGTCACCGTCGACGGCTTCCCTGGCGTCGAATTGACCGGTCACGTCGACAGCCTGTCGCCGGCGAGCGGCCTGGAATTCGCGTTGCTGCCGCCCGACAACGCGACCGGCAACTTCACCAAGATCGTGCAGCGTATCCCGGTGAGGATCGCCATCGACGATCACAAGCTCGGCGGGCTGCTCAGGTCCGGCATGTCCGTCGAACCGACCGTCAACACCAAAGCGACCGTGCTGGCGGATGGTCGTTCCACAGTTTCGCGATGA
- a CDS encoding CBS domain-containing protein, producing MQIEQLNAMTKARLMVIDANAAVQAAALSLSRPGIGLVVVCDDNGAAAGVLSKSDLIRHLTSPKSPAPPASALMTSPIVSCSPLDDLHTVYQAMASRSLQNLPVLDVGAKPLGILDIRDAMRALFRAEEVQEQMLFNYVTGVGYR from the coding sequence ATGCAAATCGAACAACTCAACGCGATGACGAAGGCTCGCCTGATGGTGATCGACGCCAACGCGGCGGTGCAAGCCGCCGCGCTTTCGCTTTCGAGGCCCGGTATTGGCCTTGTCGTCGTATGCGACGACAACGGAGCGGCCGCTGGCGTGCTCAGCAAATCCGACCTTATCCGCCACCTTACCAGCCCGAAATCGCCGGCGCCGCCGGCCTCGGCCCTCATGACCAGCCCAATCGTGTCATGCAGCCCGCTGGATGATCTGCACACTGTTTACCAGGCCATGGCTTCGCGAAGCCTGCAGAACCTCCCAGTGCTTGACGTCGGCGCAAAGCCTCTTGGCATATTGGACATACGCGATGCAATGAGAGCTCTTTTCCGTGCGGAAGAGGTCCAGGAGCAAATGCTCTTCAACTATGTCACCGGTGTCGGATATCGCTAG
- a CDS encoding cupin domain-containing protein, whose protein sequence is MIRTALFIAAVAAISATGALADDSHGPKATLVYDHPLPNVPGKSIKGVLVEYEPGGSSQAHTHAKSAFIYATVLEGAINTQVNHGPIKTYRAGENFSEFPGDHHTFEENASKTERARMLAVFIVDTNDTNLTTPEK, encoded by the coding sequence ATGATCAGGACTGCACTCTTCATCGCTGCTGTTGCAGCCATCTCCGCAACCGGCGCATTGGCCGACGATTCGCACGGTCCTAAGGCCACGCTGGTCTACGATCACCCGCTACCCAACGTTCCAGGCAAGAGCATCAAGGGCGTGCTTGTCGAATACGAGCCCGGCGGCAGTTCCCAGGCGCACACTCACGCAAAATCGGCATTCATCTATGCCACGGTCCTCGAAGGAGCAATCAACACGCAGGTCAATCACGGTCCGATAAAGACTTATCGGGCCGGCGAAAACTTTTCCGAGTTTCCGGGTGATCATCACACGTTCGAGGAGAATGCCAGCAAGACGGAACGCGCGCGCATGCTTGCCGTATTCATTGTCGACACGAACGACACCAACCTGACGACACCCGAAAAGTGA
- a CDS encoding alpha/beta hydrolase has protein sequence MSMVTAADGTGIFYKDWGPKDAQPIVFHHGWPLSGDDWDAQMLYFLGEGYRVIAHDRRGHGRSAQISEGHDMDHYAADAAAVVEHLDLREAIHIGHSTGGGEATHYVARHGQRQGRVAKLVLISAVPPIVVKTATNPGGLPIEVFDGLRKALAGNRPQFYLDFASGPFYGFNRPGAAPIPGVIENWWRQAMMGGAKAQYDGVKAFSETDFTEDLKAIDVPTLVMHGDDDQIVPIHDSALLSAKILKRGTLKVYEKFPHGMCTTEADTVNPDLLAFIRS, from the coding sequence ATGAGCATGGTTACCGCCGCCGACGGCACGGGAATCTTCTACAAGGATTGGGGCCCAAAGGATGCCCAGCCGATCGTCTTCCACCACGGGTGGCCTCTAAGCGGCGACGATTGGGACGCACAGATGCTCTATTTTCTCGGCGAGGGCTACCGCGTCATCGCCCATGACCGGCGCGGTCATGGCCGCTCGGCGCAGATTAGCGAAGGTCACGACATGGACCACTATGCAGCCGATGCTGCCGCAGTGGTCGAGCATCTCGACTTGAGAGAGGCGATTCACATCGGTCACTCCACTGGCGGCGGCGAGGCTACCCACTATGTCGCGCGGCATGGCCAGCGTCAGGGTCGCGTGGCGAAGCTCGTGCTTATCAGCGCCGTGCCGCCGATAGTGGTGAAGACGGCTACCAATCCGGGTGGATTGCCAATCGAAGTTTTTGACGGCTTGCGCAAGGCGCTCGCCGGTAATCGGCCGCAGTTCTATCTCGATTTCGCAAGCGGTCCCTTTTACGGATTCAATCGGCCGGGCGCTGCGCCAATTCCAGGTGTCATCGAGAACTGGTGGCGGCAAGCGATGATGGGCGGCGCCAAGGCGCAGTATGACGGCGTCAAGGCCTTTTCGGAGACCGACTTCACTGAAGACCTCAAGGCCATCGACGTGCCCACACTTGTGATGCACGGCGACGACGACCAGATCGTTCCGATCCATGACTCGGCGCTGTTGTCCGCAAAGATCCTCAAGCGCGGGACACTCAAGGTCTACGAGAAATTCCCGCACGGCATGTGCACGACCGAGGCCGACACAGTGAACCCTGACCTGCTCGCCTTCATCAGGTCATAG